A DNA window from Arachis duranensis cultivar V14167 chromosome 3, aradu.V14167.gnm2.J7QH, whole genome shotgun sequence contains the following coding sequences:
- the LOC107479501 gene encoding aldehyde dehydrogenase family 3 member F1, with translation MNDMKEYYGSGETKKVSWRESQLKGLRRFLIEKEEDILKALMLDLGKHQVETFRDEIRTLMKSLNFALSNLKYWILGKKAKLPQIALLSSADIVPEPLGVVLIISSWNFPFGLSLELLIGVVAAGNTVVLKPSELSPACSSILALGLPNFLDNKAIKVVQGGPYESQQLLQQKWDKIFFTRSARVGKIVMSAAAKHLTPVTLELGGKCPAVVDSLSSSWDLEVCQQYEFYNDKKPGKPIKFIVLLTTDEVVG, from the exons ATGAATGATATGAAGGAGTATTATGGGAGTGGAGAGACAAAGAAAGTGTCATGGAGAGAATCACAACTCAAAGGGTTGCGTCGTTTCCtcattgaaaaagaagaagatattttgaaggCCTTAATGCTCGACTTAGGAAAGCATCAAGTTGAAACTTTTAGAGATGAG ATAAGAACTTTGATGAAGTCCTTGAATTTTGCATTGAGTAACTTAAAATATTGGATATTAGGCAAAAAG GCTAAATTGCCACAAATAGCACTGCTTAGTAGTGCAGATATTGTTCCTGAACCTCTGGGCGTAGTCCTCATTATTTCATCTTGGAATTTTCCCTTTG GTTTATCTTTGGAGCTACTAATAGGAGTAGTAGCAGCTGGAAACACAGTGGTCTTAAAGCCTTCAGAGTTATCACCAGCATGTTCTTCCATACTTGCCCTTGGACTTCCCAATTTCTTGGACAACAAAGCCATTAAGGTTGTACAAGGTGGACCCTATGAATCTCAGCAGCTTCTCCAGCAAAAATGGGACAAAATCTTCTTCACAA GAAGTGCACGTGTGGGAAAGATTGTGATGTCAGCAGCAGCCAAGCATTTGACTCCTGTGACTTTGGAGTTGGGTGGGAAATGTCCTGCAGTTGTTGATTCACTTTCATCTTCTTGGGACTTGGAG GTTTGTCAACAATATGAATTTTACAATGATAAAAAGCCTGGAAAACCTATTAAGTTCATTGTGCTGTTGACCACAGATGAAGTAGTTGGCTAG
- the LOC107479505 gene encoding uncharacterized protein LOC107479505, which translates to MAQTMEDTLDVSGQPPRLSKVASTGPHFLRTLESFSVNVTVAKGLEISLMRTVSVSREDWARKLDDALWPYRTAFKIPIGPSPYQLVYGKSCHLPVELEHKVYWATRFLNLDAKAAGEKRLLQLNELDEFRLVAFEDTKIYKEKAKRWHDRKISSRVIELGQKVLLFNSRLKLFPRKLKFFRWKGPYVITSVSPYGHIELQGKDPDNRFTVNGQRVKHYLEGDIEITGQRVKCKFEREAGRF; encoded by the exons ATGGCTCAGACTATGGAGGACACTTTGGATGTGAGCGGACAGCCACCAAGGTTAtccaaagtggcttctactggcccacACTTTCTAAGGACTCTAGAGAGTTTCTCTGTAaatgtgacagttgccaaagggCTGGAAATCTCCCTCATG AGGACAGTAAGCGTCTCTAGAGAAGATTGGGCTagaaagcttgatgatgctctgtggCCATACAGAACAGCTTTTAAAATCCCCATTGGACCATCGCCatatcaactggtgtatggaaaaTCCTGTCAtttgccagtggaactagaaCACAAGGTCTATTGGGCAACTAGATTCCTCAACCTTGATGCTAAAGCAGCTGGAGAAAAAAGGCTACTTCAACTAAATGAGTTGGATGAATTCCGACTAGTTGCATTTGAAGATACAAAGATCtataaagaaaaagcaaaaaggtggcatgacaggaagatATCTTCCAGAGTCATTGAACTAGGACAAAAGGTCCTGCTCTTCAACTCAAGACTTAAATTATTCCCTAGGAAACTCAAATTTTTTCGCTGGAAGGGACCGTATGTGATTACTAGTGTATCACCTTACGGGCACATAGAACTTCAGGGTAAAGATCCGGACAACAGGTTCACTGTCAATGGGCAAAGAGTCAAGCATTACCTTgaaggagatattgagatcacTGGGCAGAGAGTCAAGTGCAAATTCGAAAGAGAGGCTGGGAGATTCTAG